One window of Raphanus sativus cultivar WK10039 unplaced genomic scaffold, ASM80110v3 Scaffold0132, whole genome shotgun sequence genomic DNA carries:
- the LOC130501238 gene encoding E3 ubiquitin-protein ligase SIRP1-like: MEETMAARYWCHMCSQMVNPTMESEIKCPFCQSGFVEEMSGNGGLRDVQDPETEFGTTDRAMSLWAPILLGMMSSPRRRRRFRRAELGSEEEDNNEDDDVVDRHHHHHRARRHGGEIDLDREFESILRRRRRSSGNILQLLQGIRAGIASEYESSDNNERVIMINPYSQSLVVRGSSDQTQTQTHSALTSLGDYFIGPGLDLLLQHLAENDPNRQGTPPARKEAVEALPTVKITEPSLQCSVCLDDFERGVDEAKEMPCKHKFHVKCIVPWLELHNSCPVCRFELPSGNDDGDGESKVESGGGARTRSVPESSDREVVENVGERGREDEARSGNGRRFSIPWPFSGFFSSSSSSSSSSSASGSSQSGESNVYSRSYGSSR, encoded by the coding sequence ATGGAGGAAACAATGGCGGCGAGGTATTGGTGTCACATGTGTTCACAGATGGTGAACCCCACAATGGAATCCGAGATCAAATGCCCCTTTTGCCAAAGCGGATTCGTCGAAGAAATGAGCGGTAACGGAGGCTTAAGAGACGTTCAAGACCCAGAAACGGAGTTTGGAACAACAGACCGTGCCATGTCTCTATGGGCACCGATCTTGCTCGGGATGATGAGCAGTCCTCGTAGACGAAGAAGGTTCAGAAGAGCAGAGCTCGgttcagaagaagaagacaacaacGAAGACGACGATGTTGTtgatcgtcatcatcatcatcatagagCTAGAAGGCACGGTGGAGAGATTGATTTGGACAGAGAGTTCGAGTCTATCTTGAGGAGAAGACGGAGAAGCTCGGGGAATATACTGCAGCTGCTTCAAGGGATCCGCGCAGGGATTGCTTCTGAGTACGAGAGCTCTGATAACAACGAGAGAGTGATCATGATCAATCCGTATAGCCAGTCCCTCGTTGTGAGAGGATCTTCTGATCAGACTCAGACTCAGACCCATTCTGCGTTGACTTCGCTTGGAGACTACTTCATTGGACCTGGTTTGGATCTCTTGCTTCAGCATTTGGCTGAGAACGATCCCAACAGACAAGGGACTCCGCCTGCTCGTAAAGAAGCGGTTGAGGCTTTGCCGACGGTTAAGATAACGGAGCCGTCGTTGCAGTGTTCGGTTTGTTTGGATGATTTCGAGAGAGGTGTTGATGAAGCGAAAGAGATGCCGTGTAAGCATAAGTTTCATGTCAAGTGTATTGTCCCGTGGCTCGAGCTTCATAACTCGTGTCCCGTGTGTCGGTTCGAGCTTCCTTCTGGtaatgatgatggtgatggtgagaGTAAGGTTGAGTCAGGGGGAGGAGCGAGGACGAGAAGTGTTCCTGAGAGTAGTGACAGAGAGGTTGTCGAGAATGTGggggagagaggaagagaggatgAGGCGAGGAGTGGGAATGGGAGAAGGTTCTCGATTCCATGGCCGTTCAGtggtttcttctcttcttcttcttcttcgtcttcttcttcttcggcaTCTGGATCATCTCAGTCTGGTGAGAGCAATGTCTACTCAAGATCTTACGGTTCTTCTCGCTGA
- the LOC130501239 gene encoding probable FBD-associated F-box protein At1g32375, which translates to MDKISQLPDELLLKILAMLPTMKDAVETMLLSKRWQFLWMMVPRIKYEDSYKNPKYGSFSLFVDRSFFRHEAPVIEALYFKLGSICGSEDIQAWMRSADKRCVRELTIKIDTFTNKGPVLLPWSLYSGGCSMLVTLKLINAVIVDDSASPISFPSLRTLSLESMKYPSGEFVKTLLSNCHVLENLVVEQCEADNVIIFTVIVPSLKSLVLKTLENKLGTNDARGFVIDAPSLENFDIFHFTGFCTFENNMSKIVEAKLVLNTWKLWKRLGSIASFKRLYLCLPSLKDMYSAGSVFSSLVHLKICTCETEWVNVLMRMLKDSPNLRALKLHQCHVLRPKEPRPCWNPAWNEPSSVPECLLSSLETFEWVKYEGAEEEKEVVAFVFRSAKWLKKATIKFHIKTNDTDKKLEVIKELFSSSRRSPACQLEFR; encoded by the exons ATGGACAAGATAAGTCAGCTGCCTGATGAGCTTCTACTGAAAATATTGGCAATGCTTCCTACCATGAAAGATGCTGTGGAAACTATGCTTTTGTCAAAACGATGGCAGTTTCTTTGGATGATGGTTCCAAGAATCAAATACGAGGATAGCTATAAGAACCCCAAGTATGGAAGCTTTTCTCTGTTTGTAGACAGATCTTTCTTTAGGCACGAGGCTCCAGTTATAGAAGCTTTATATTTCAAACTTGGTAGTATTTGTGGTAGTGAAGATATTCAAGCGTGGATGAGATCTGCTGATAAACGTTGTGTGCGTGAGCTGACTATCAAGATTGATACTTTTACTAATAAAGGTCCAGTCTTACTTCCTTGGAGTTTGTATAGTGGAGGATGTAGCATGCTTGTGACCTTGAAACTAATTAATGCGGTTATTGTGGATGATTCTGCATCTCCAATTTCTTTCCCATCCCTCAGAACGTTGAGTCTTGAATCCATGAAGTATCCAAGTGGTGAATTTGTCAAGACGCTTTTATCCAACTGCCATGTCCTTGAAAACTTGGTTGTGGAACAATGTGAAGCTGACAATGTTATCATTTTTACTGTTATCGTGCCTTCTTTAAAGAGTTTAGTCTTGAAAACGTTAGAAAACAAACTTGGAACCAATGATGCTCGTGGGTTTGTGATAGATGCTCCTTCTTTGGAAAATTTCGACATTTTTCATTTTACTGGGTTTTGTACCTTTGAGAACAATATGAGTAAGATTGTGGAGGCAAAACTTGTCCTTAATACTTGGAAGTTATGGAAGAGGTTGGGTTCTATTGCTTCGTTCAAGCGCCTTTATCTGTGCCTACCATCCTTAAAg GATATGTACTCCGCCGGTAGTGTCTTCTCCAGTCTTGTACATTTGAAGATATGCACATGCGAGACAGAATGGGTAAATGTACTCATGCGTATGCTCAAAGATTCTCCTAATTTACGAGCTCTCAAACTTCACCAG TGCCATGTCCTTCGACCTAAAGAGCCGCGCCCATGCTGGAACCCGGCATGGAATGAACCGAGTTCAGTTCCTGAATGTTTGTTATCAAGTCTTGAAACTTTCGAATGGGTAAAATATGAAGgagcagaagaagagaaagaagtagTAGCGTTTGTTTTTAGAAGCGCAAAGTGGTTAAAGAAGGCAACCATTAAATTCCACATTAAAACCAATGACACTGACAAGAAACTTGAGGTGATCAAGGAGTTGTTCTCGTCCTCGAGGCGTTCACCAGCGTGTCAGCTTGAGTTCCGCTGA
- the LOC108846827 gene encoding probable FBD-associated F-box protein At1g32375, with protein sequence MDRISQLHDELLLKILAMLPTMKDVVDTMFLSKRWQFLWMMVPRIVYNDNYKNPKYGSFSLFVDRSFFRHEAPVIEALRFKLGSICGSEDIQAWMRSAAKRCVRELTIQIDTFSNKDPVLLPWSLYSGGCSMLVTLNISKAILVDDLDSPISFPSLKTLSLKSIKYPSGEFVKKLLSNCHVLEDLVVEQCQADNVNIFTVIVPSLKSLVLKTLDERLANDTQGFVIDAPSLEKIDIFHSSGFCIFENGITKVVDANLVVDSWKLWKKLGSIASFKRLYLCLPSSKDVYPAGRVFTSLVYLKICTCETEWVNLLMRVLRDSPNLRALRLQQCHILRSKKPRPCWNPSWNEPSSVPECFLSSLETFEWVNYEGAEEEKEAVAFVFRSAKCLKKATINICSKTSDLDKKLEVIKELFSSTRRSPACQLELR encoded by the exons ATGGACAGGATAAGCCAGTTGCATGATGAGCTTCTACTGAAAATATTGGCAATGCTTCCTACCATGAAAGATGTTGTGGACACTATGTTTTTGTCAAAACGATGGCAGTTTCTTTGGATGATGGTTCCAAGAATCGTATACAATGATAACTATAAGAACCCCAAGTATGGAAGCTTTTCTCTGTTTGTCGACAGATCTTTCTTTAGGCACGAGGCTCCAGTTATAGAAGCTTTGCGTTTCAAACTTGGTAGTATTTGTGGTAGTGAAGATATTCAAGCGTGGATGAGATCTGCTGCTAAACGTTGTGTGCGTGAGCTGACTATCCAGATTGATACTTTTAGTAATAAAGATCCAGTCTTACTTCCTTGGAGCTTGTATAGTGGGGGATGTAGCATGCTTGTGACCTTGAATATAAGCAAGGCAATTCTTGTGGATGATCTTGATTCACCAATTTCTTTCCCATCCCTCAAAACGTTGAGTCTTAAATCCATCAAATATCCAAGTGGAGAATTTGTCAAGAAACTTTTATCCAACTGTCATGTCCTTGAAGACTTGGTTGTGGAGCAATGTCAAGCTGACAATGTTAACATTTTCACTGTTATCGTGCCTTCTCTAAAGAGTTTAGTCTTGAAAACATTAGATGAAAGACTTGCAAACGATACTCAAGGGTTTGTGATAGATGCTCCTTCTTTGGAAAAAATCGACATTTTTCATTCGAGTGGGTTTTGTATCTTTGAGAATGGTATTACTAAGGTTGTGGATGCAAATCTTGTCGTTGATTCTTGGAAATTATGGAAGAAGTTGGGTTCTATTGCTTCGTTCAAGCGCCTTTATCTGTGCCTACCATCCTCAAAG GATGTGTATCCTGCTGGTAGAGTCTTCACCAGTCTTGTATATTTGAAGATATGCACATGTGAGACAGAATGGGTGAATCTACTCATGCGTGTGCTCAGAGATTCTCCTAACTTACGTGCTCTCAGGCTTCAACAG TGTCACATCCTTCGATCTAAAAAGCCACGCCCATGCTGGAACCCGTCCTGGAATGAACCGAGTTCAGTTCCTGAATGTTTTTTATCAAGTCTTGAAACATTTGAATGGGTAAATTATGAAggagcagaagaagagaaggaagcAGTAGCGTTTGTTTTTAGAAGCGCAAAGTGTTTAAAGAAAGCAACTATTAATATCTGCAGTAAAACAAGTGACCTTGACAAGAAACTCGAGGTGATCAAGGAGTTGTTCTCGTCAACAAGGCGTTCACCAGCCTGTCAGCTTGAGTTACGTTAA
- the LOC108845502 gene encoding probable FBD-associated F-box protein At1g32375, translating to MDRISQLPDELLLNILAMLPTMKDVVETMLLSKRWQFLWVMVPRIKYNDKLDSYSKHKYGSFSLFVDKSFSKHEAPIIETLLFKLGYVSGYGNIQGWMRSADKRCVRELIIQIDTFTYRDPVSLPWSLFSGGCRMLVTLKLINAVLVDDFASPISFPSLKTLSLKSMKYPSGEFVKKLLSNCHVLEDLVVEQCNNDNVNIFTVIVPCLKSLVMKTLTPIGNEAEGFVIDAPSLEKFNILHLSGFCIFENDMTKVVDANLVVVDWKLWKKLGSIASFKRLYLCLPSSKDVYPARSVFTSLVHLKICTCETEWVNLLMRVLGDSPNLRALKLDQCHPLRSSEPRPCWNPAWNEPSSVPECLLSSLETFEWVKYEGAEEEKEVAAFVFRSAKCLKKATFNIHSKNSVKKGEVIKLFSSIRCSPCQLEFR from the exons ATGGACAGGATAAGTCAGTTGCCCGATGAACTTCTACTGAATATATTGGCAATGCTTCCTACCATGAAAGATGTTGTGGAAACTATGCTTTTGTCAAAACGATGGCAGTTTCTTTGGGTGATGGTTCCAAGAATCAAATACAATGATAAACTTGATAGCTATAGTAAGCACAAGTATGGAAGCTTTTCATTGTTTGTAGACAAATCTTTTTCTAAGCACGAGGCTCCCATTATAGAAACTTTGCTTTTTAAACTTGGTTATGTCTCTGGGTACGGCAATATTCAAGGGTGGATGAGATCTGCTGATAAACGTTGTGTGCGTGAGCTGATTATCCAGATTGATACTTTTACTTATAGAGATCCAGTCTCACTTCCTTGGAGCTTGTTTAGTGGGGGATGTAGAATGCTTGTGACCTTGAAACTAATTAATGCGGTTCTTGTGGATGATTTTGCCTCTCCAATTTCTTTCCCATCCCTCAAAACGTTGAGTCTTAAATCCATGAAGTATCCGAGTGGTGAATTTGTCAAGAAGCTTTTATCTAACTGTCATGTCCTTGAAGACTTGGTTGTGGAGCAATGTAACAATGACAATGTTAACATATTTACTGTTATTGTGCCTTGTCTAAAGAGTTTAGTCATGAAGACATTAACTCCCATTGGAAATGAGGCTGAAGGGTTTGTGATAGATGCTCCTTCTTTGGAAAAATTCAACATTCTTCATTTGAGTGGGTTTTGTATCTTTGAGAATGATATGACTAAGGTTGTGGATGCAAATCTTGTCGTTGTTGATTGGAAGTTATGGAAGAAGTTGGGTTCTATTGCTTCGTTCAAGCGCCTTTATCTGTGCCTACCATCCTCAAAg GATGTGTATCCTGCTCGTAGTGTCTTCACCAGTCTTGTACATTTGAAGATATGCACATGTGAGACAGAATGGGTGAATCTACTTATGCGTGTGCTCGGAGATTCTCCAAATTTACGAGCTCTCAAACTTGACCAG TGCCATCCCCTTCGATCTTCCGAGCCACGCCCATGCTGGAACCCGGCATGGAATGAACCGAGTTCAGTTCCTGAATGTTTGTTATCAAGTCTTGAAACTTTTGAATGGGTAAAATATGAAGgagcagaagaagagaaagaagtagCAGCGTTTGTTTTTAGAAGCGCAAAGTGTTTAAAGAAGGCAACCTTTAATATCCACAGTAAAAACAGTGTCAAGAAAGGTGAGGTGATCAAGTTGTTCTCGTCAATTAGGTGTTCACCATGTCAGCTTGAGTTTCGCTGA
- the LOC108846054 gene encoding pentatricopeptide repeat-containing protein At5g56310 has translation MWRRITFPCQLQPPHIRPSSTLSDINCFLSSLKTQGTNNLKTLKQAHCSMIVTGLHRDNLIVAKLLEACSDTGHLRYAYSVFTHQPFPNAYLHNTMIRALSLVDDDPNAHSIAVLVYRKFWSLCPKPDTFTFPFVLKIVVRLSDVWFGRQVHCQTVVFGFDSSVHVVTSLIQMYCSCGGLGDARKVFDEMPVRDSTVWNALLAGFGKAGEVDEARRLLEMMPCWVRNVVSWTCVISAYAKKGRASEAVDVFQRMVRENVEPDEVTLLAALSACADLGSLELGERICSYVDHRGMKRGVSLNNAVIDMYAKSGNVTKALEEFERVSERNVVTWTTMITGLATHGLGGEALTMFNRMVKAGVQPNSVTFVAVLSACSHVGLVDLGKRLFTSMRWEYGIEPNIEHFGCLIDLLGRAGRLKEAEEVSKSMPLEANAAIWGSLLAASNVHHDLELGERALNQLIKLEPNNSGNYMLLGNLYADLGRWEESRMMRKMMKGIGVKKMAGESSIEVENRVYRFISGDLSNPLVVKIHELVQEIDLQIQSN, from the coding sequence ATGTGGCGACGAATCACATTCCCATGTCAGCTACAGCCACCACATATTCGCCCAAGTTCCACTCTCTCGGACATAAACTGTTTCCTTTCCTCTCTAAAAACCCAAGGAACCAACAACCTCAAAACATTAAAGCAAGCTCACTGTTCCATGATCGTAACCGGTCTACACAGAGACAACCTCATCGTCGCCAAACTCCTCGAGGCGTGTTCAGACACCGGACATCTCCGATACGCTTACTCTGTCTTCACCCACCAGCCGTTTCCCAACGCTTATCTCCACAACACCATGATCAGAGCTCTGTCTCTCGTCGACGACGACCCTAACGCCCACTCGATCGCTGTTCTTGTTTACAGAAAGTTCTGGTCTTTATGTCCGAAGCCCGACACGTTCACTTTCCCTTTTGTGCTTAAGATCGTTGTTCGGTTATCTGATGTTTGGTTCGGGAGACAGGTTCATTGCCAAACCGTGGTCTTCGGGTTTGATTCGAGTGTCCACGTTGTGACAAGTTTGATTCAGATGTACTGTTCGTGTGGAGGTTTGGGAGATGCGCgtaaggtgttcgatgaaatgcctgTGAGAGACTCGACTGTTTGGAATGCGTTGTTAGCCGGGTTTGGAAAAGCGGGTGAGGTGGATGAAGCGAGGAGGTTGCTGGAAATGATGCCTTGTTGGGTAAGGAACGTAGTTTCTTGGACCTGTGTGATCTCCGCCTACGCGAAGAAGGGACGAGCTAGCGAAGCCGTTGATGTGTTTCAGAGAATGGTGAGGGAGAACGTTGAGCCAGATGAAGTGACGCTTTTGGCCGCACTCTCAGCTTGTGCTGATCTCGGCTCGCTTGAATTGGGAGAGAGGATATGTAGCTACGTTGATCACCGAGGGATGAAGAGAGGTGTTTCGTTGAACAACGCGGTCATCGATATGTACGCGAAGTCAGGGAACGTGACAAAGGCGTTGGAGGAGTTTGAGAGGGTTAGCGAGAGAAACGTGGTTACTTGGACGACTATGATTACAGGACTGGCGACGCACGGGCTTGGAGGTGAAGCTTTAACGATGTTTAACCGTATGGTTAAAGCAGGCGTGCAACCAAACAGTGTTACTTTCGTTGCAGTCCTTTCAGCTTGCAGCCATGTCGGTTTGGTCGATCTTGGAAAACGTTTGTTTACCTCAATGAGATGGGAGTACGGGATTGAACCGAACATTGAGCATTTTGGATGTCTGATAGATTTGCTAGGGCGAGCAGGTAGACTAAAAGAAGCGGAAGAAGTTTCTAAAAGCATGCCCCTTGAAGCTAATGCTGCAATATGGGGATCTCTTCTTGCTGCTTCAAATGTTCATCATGATCTTGAGCTTGGAGAAAGAGCTTTGAATCAGCTGATTAAGTTAGAACCGAATAACAGCGGTAACTATATGCTCTTAGGTAATTTGTACGCGGATTTAGGAAGGTGGGAGGAGTCGAGgatgatgaggaagatgatgaaagGGATTGGTGTGAAGAAGATGGCTGGTGAAAGCTCCATCGAAGTTGAGAACAGAGTATATAGATTCATCTCTGGTGATCTTTCAAATCCGCTTGTTGTAAAGATTCATGAACTTGTACAAGAGATTGATTTGCAGATACAGAGCAATTAA
- the LOC130501240 gene encoding gibberellic acid methyltransferase 2: MESPSLPVTAKDWTSTSLHRVLCMQGGESDVSYVNNSDSQALAITLSKPILISSLQSIKLFASPLIRIADLGCATGSNTFDTVDTVVETLRGLFTAVYGDGSPEFEAFFCDLPSNDFNMLFRLLSEKQKVDSSRYFAGGVAGSFYDRLFPRGTIHVAVSLSALHWLSQIPEKVLEKGSITWNKGKTWIEGTKKEVVDAYAEQSDKDLDDFLKCRKEEMVEGGVLFVLMGGRPSGSSSQFGDQDTRAKHPFTTTMEQAWQDLIDEGLIDEETRDGFNIPAYMRSPEEVAAGVDRIGGFKIEKMEYMKIVEYSDEKHEEWKKDPISYGRARTNLVQAAIRPMVEVYLGLDLCDELFKRYENRVSTTREFLHITCFFGVVAFSAIRI, translated from the exons atggAGTCACCAAGTCTTCCAGTAACGGCAAAAGACTGGACCTCCACCAGTCTCCACCGTGTACTATGTATGCAAGGCGGTGAAAGTGACGTCAGCTACGTCAACAATTCCGATAGCCAAGCTTTGGCTATAACCTTAAGCAAACCGATCCTTATCTCATCTCTCCAGTCCATAAAACTCTTCGCCTCTCCGCTCATCAGAATAGCTGACCTTGGCTGCGCCACCGGTTCCAACACTTTCGATACTGTGGATACGGTGGTTGAGACTTTACGGGGGCTATTCACTGCGGTGTACGGCGATGGATCGCCGGAGTTTGAGGCTTTTTTCTGTGACTTGCCGAGTAATGACTTCAACATGTTGTTTAGATTGTTGTCTGAGAAACAGAAAGTTGATTCGTCCAGGTATTTCGCCGGCGGCGTCGCTGGATCGTTCTATGACCGGCTTTTCCCGAGAGGAACAATCCATGTCGCTGTGAGCTTAAGTGCTCTACATTGGCTATCTCAG ATACCGGAGAAAGTACTGGAGAAGGGATCAATAACGTGGAACAAAGGGAAAACGTGGATAGAAGGAACGAAGAAAGAAGTGGTTGATGCATATGCAGAGCAATCAGACAAAGATTTGGATGATTTCTTGAAGTGTCGGAAAGAAGAAATGGTAGAGGGAGGAGTGTTGTTTGTGTTAATGGGTGGTCGTCCTTCAGGTTCAAGTAGTCAATTTGGTGACCAAGATACTCGAGCCAAACATCCTTTCACAACTACCATGGAACAAGCTTGGCAAGATTTAATAGATGAG GGTTTGATAGATGAAGAAACAAGAGACGGATTCAACATACCGGCTTACATGAGAAGTCCGGAGGAAGTGGCTGCAGGAGTTGACCGTATCGGTGGGTTCAAGATTGAGAAAATGGAATACATGAAAATCGTTGAATACTCCGATGAGAAACATGAGGAGTGGAAAAAAGATCCCATTTCGTACGGACGAGCCAGGACCAACTTGGTTCAAGCTGCTATTCGTCCTATGGTCGAGGTCTATCTTGGACTAGACTTATGCGATGAGCTCTTCAAGAGATATGAAAACCGGGTTTCTACAACCCGGGAATTTCTTCACATAACTTGTTTCTTTGGAGTCGTCGCTTTTTCTGCCATCCGTATTTGA